In Aspergillus fumigatus Af293 chromosome 4, whole genome shotgun sequence, one genomic interval encodes:
- a CDS encoding metal homeostatis BSD2 family protein yields the protein MGGRSPSIQHPEVNASPVLYRLFPASPAHSFICFFLSSFSRLHSCRFFCRRPECLFVPPAQLVMSSQRYQRVNAHDEDDEVNSHSSIPLQTAPTPSSPPPSFHSRSSSFSSRRLLQNDPHRSDADQTLADAFGDASDFEGDDEPDDRQRLMRAHPEPSAGSSREGAPSSAGSNEQTSQSHQSSSTLQRRPTILPSFSTPSSGAGRVISSSNDGVFANLAAKPERGEKNEDLPPSYEEAAADATPPYWETTILAPGISSDEVYVDGLPVGSIFSFVWNAMISMSFQLVGFLLTYLLHTTHAAKNGSRAGLGLTLVQYGFYMKGGSDGGSDGGADYVPPPDPNSHNFDPTSVSENSGGNSGSGAISDITTSEWISYVLMIVGWFILIRAISDFLRARRHEQLVLQSPERGLSVPVIAEGERSETVV from the exons ATGGGCGGTCGATCCCCTTCCATCCAACATCCTGAAGTCAACGCCTCCCCGGTCTTATATCGATTGTTTCCTGCATCTCCTGCACATTCtttcatctgcttctttctgtcttctttctctcgtcTCCACAGTTGTCGTTTCTTTTGTCGCAGGCCCGAGTGTCTCTTCGTGCCGCCCGCTCAGCTCGTCATGAGCTCGCAGCGTTATCAAAGG GTGAATGCccatgatgaagacgacgaggttAACTCCCATTCGTCGATTCCGTTGCAAACCGCCCCTACGCCCTCGTCGCCGCCGCCCTCGTTCCACTctcgttcctcttccttctcatcgAGAAGACTTCTCCAGAACGACCCCCATCGAAGCGATGCAGACCAGACCCTTGCCGACGCCTTTGGTGATGCCAGTGATTTCGAGGGTGATGACGAACCTGATGACCGGCAGCGACTGATGCGGGCCCATCCGGAGCCGTCAGCGGGCAGTAGCAGAGAGGGTGCCCCTTCATCTGCTGGCAGCAACGAACAAACGTCACAGAGCCACCAGTCGAGCTCAACATTGCAGAGACGACCAACAATACTGCCCAGTTTCAGCACACCCTCGTCAGGCGCAGGTCGCGTGATCAGTTCGTCAAATGACGGAGTCTTTGCCAACCTGGCGGCCAAGCCAGAACGgggagagaagaatgaggatCTACCTCCG TCCTatgaagaagcagctgcAGACGCCACCCCCCCGTACTGGGAGACCACCATCTTGGCGCCCGGCATCTCGTCCGATGAGGTTTATGTGGATGGATTGCCGGTCGgctcgatcttctccttcgtTTGGAACGCCATGATCTCGATGTCCTTCCAGCTAGTCGGCTTCCTCCTGACCTACCTTCTTCACACCACGCACGCCGCGAAAAATGGCAGCAGAGCGGGTCTCGGCCTTACGTTAGTGCAGTATGGTTTCTACATGAAAGGGGGGAGTGATGGAGGCTCTGACGGCGGTGCGGACTATGTTCCTCCACCCGATCCCAACAGCCACAACTTTGATCCAACTTCGGTTTCTGAGAATTCCGGTGGCAACAGCGGAAGCGGCGCGATATCCGACATCACAACGAGCGAGTGGATTTCCTATGTCTTGATGATTGTCGGTTGGTTCATTCTCATCCGCGCCATCAGCGACTTTTTACGGGCCCGGCGGCATGAGCAATTAGTACTACAGAGCCCCGAGCGCGGTCTCAGCGTTCCGGTCATCGCGGAAGGCGAACGGTCCGAAACGGTTGTATAG
- the mep20 gene encoding uncharacterized protein, with protein MKVTILASAILALINGALALPANTPTLDVTLTQVDNTRIKATVKNTGNEKVTFVHLNFFQDAAPVKKVSLFRNATEVEFTGIKRRLLTEGLSDDALTTLAPGATFEDEFDVASTADLTEGGTVTIRTDGFVPITTDRKVSGYIPYQSNELEIEVDAAKAAAVPQAIKLLDRRTKVASCSGSRASALSTALRNAASLANAAASAASSGSSTRFQEYFKTTSSSTRNTVAARFRAVASEASSQSSGKTTYYCTDPYGYCDSNTLAYTLPSSNLIANCDIYYSYLPALTSSCHAQDQATTTLHEFTHAPAVYSPGTDDYAYGYRASTALSASQALLNADTYALFANAVNLNC; from the exons ATGAAGGTCACTATTCTCGCTTCTGCCATTCTGGCCCTCATCAATGGTGCTCTGGCTCTTCCTGCCAACACCCCGACCCTGGATGTCACCCTGACCCAGGTCGACAACACTCGCATCAAGGCTACCGTCAAGAACACTGGCAACGAGAAGGTCACCTTTGTGCATCTTAACTTCTTCCAGGATGCTGCTCCTGTCAAGAAGGTGTCGCTCTTCCGCAATG CCACCGAGGTCGAGTTCACCGGAATCAAGCGTCGTCTCCTCACTGAAGGCCTCTCTGACGATGCCTTGACCACGCTCGCCCCCGGCGCCACCTTTGAGGACGAGTTCGACGTCGCCAGCACGGCTGACCTCACCGAGGGTGGCACGGTGACCATTCGCACCGATGGGTTTGTCCCCATAACCACAGACCGCAAAGTCTCCGGCTACATCCCCTACCAGTCAAACGAGCTCGAGATCGAGGTCGACGCCGCAAAGGCCGCCGCCGTGCCCCAGGCCATCAAGCTCCTCGACCGCCGCACAAAGGTCGCCTCCTGCTCCGGCAGCCGTGCCTCGGCCCTCTCCACGGCTCTGCGCAACGCGGCTTCCCTCGCCAACGCCGCTGCCAGCGCTGCCTCCTCCGGCTCGTCTACTCGCTTCCAGGAGTACTTCAAgaccacctccagcagcaccCGCAACACCGTCGCCGCACGCTTCCGCGCCGTCGCCAGCGAGGCCTCCTCCCAGTCTTCCGGCAAGACGACCTACTACTGCACCGACCCCTACGGCTACTGCGACTCCAACACCCTCGCCTACACTCTCCCCTCCAGCAACCTCATCGCCAACTGCGACATCTACTACTCGTATCTCCCGGCGTTGACCAGCTCCTGCCACGCCCAGGACCAggccaccaccaccctgCACGAGTTCACCCACGCCCCGGCTGTCTACTCGCCCGGTACTGACGACTATGCCTACGGATATCGGGCCTCCACTGCCTTGAGTGCTAGCCAGGCGCTGCTCAACGCGGATACCTATGCCCTGTTCGCTAACG CCGTGAACCTTAACTGCTAG